A part of Rattus rattus isolate New Zealand chromosome 6, Rrattus_CSIRO_v1, whole genome shotgun sequence genomic DNA contains:
- the Bet1 gene encoding BET1 homolog produces the protein MRRAGLGDGAPPGGYGNYGYANSGYNACEEENDRLTESLRSKVTAIKSLSIEIGHEVKNQNKLLAEMDSQFDSTTGFLGKTMGRLKILSRGSQTKLLCYMMLFSLFVFFVIYWIIKLR, from the exons ATGAGGCGTGCAGGCCTGG GTGATGGAGCACCTCCTGGCGGCTATGGGAACTATGGCTATGCCAATAGTGGATATAATGCTTGTGAAGAAGAGAATGACAGACTCACTGAAAGTCTCAGAAGCAAAGTAACAGCTATAAAATCT CTTTCCATTGAGATAGGCCATgaagttaaaaatcaaaataaactattAGCTGAAATG GATTCACAATTTGATTCTACAACTGGATTTCTAGGTAAAACCATGGGAAGACTGAAGATTTTGTCCAGAGGGAGCCAAACGAAATTGCTATGCTATATGatgctgttttcattgtttgtcttttttgtcaTTTATTGGATTATTAAACTGAGGTGA